In Terriglobus aquaticus, the genomic window ACGCCGCTCTTGACGCCCCGCGAAGCCGCCCGATTGCTGGGCATCAGTTATCCCACGATCAAGCAATGGATCCTGCAAGGAAAGCTGGCGACGGTGCCCACGCCGGGCGGACACCACCGCATTGCGCAGGCGTCGCTCGATCCGTTCCTGGATCGCGACGATGAGCGGAGCGACGCGGAGTCACGGGCGAGGTTCCGCCGGGTAAGTGGGCGCAACCAGTTGCTGGGCAAGGTGCTGGATGTGCAGGTGGACGGGCTGATGGCGAAGGTGGTCGTTGCGGTGGGCAAGCAGCAGATTACGAGCATTATCACTGCGGACGCGGTGCGCGAGCTGGAGTTGAAGCGCGGAGACAGCGTGGCGGCGCTGGTGAAAAGTACCGACGTGATGATCGAGCGGTTGGAGGACTAAGCCGGCGTTCGTCGATGTTCGTCTTTCCTGGTTGGAGGGGCCGTTCCTGAACTACTGCGCGGCGCCGATGTAGTAGCCGTCGCGCGCCTGGATGGTGCTCTTCTTGTCGTTGGGAAGATCGACGAGGACGCGGTGGTAGCCCTCGGATGTATCCGTGGGCGTGAAGCCGAGGCGGTACTCCGAGCGGAGTTCTTCGGAGATCTGCTTGTAGATGTCGTCGATGTGCTGCTTGCTGGAGACCTCGAAGACGCGGCCGCCGGTCTCGTCGCAGATGCGTTGGAGGATTTTTTTGCCGTCGACGCGCTGTTCGCCGCCGCGGCCCTGACCGCCGCCGCCGTTGCGGCCGCCGCCTCCTCCACCGGGCCAGCCACCGCCCATTCCGGGAAAGCCGCCGCCCATGCCGCCGCGGCGACCGCCGCCGGGGAAGCCGCCGCCGTTGTGCTCTTCGCCCTTGAAGTAAATGGCGTAGACCGTGGCGTTGGTGCGCTGCGCGGCTTCGATGGCGGACGAGATGGATTCTTTGGAGCCGCGGTCGTCGCCGTCGGTGAGCAGGATGAGCGCCTCGCGATTCGTCTGCTTCGCAGCCGGCGGCTGTTTGTTGATGACCTCGTTCGAGGAGAGATAGATGGCGTCGTAGAGGACGGTGCCTCCACCGCGATAGTTACCGCCACCCTGACCGCCGCGGCGTCCGCCTCCGCGTCCGCCGTAGCCGCCGTTGTTGTTCCCATTGTCCTGCGTGTTGCCGCTGCCGCTGTTCGGATCCTGCTGTTGCGAGCTTCCGCTGAACTGCGGGCGATCGGTGTCGGCGTCGATCTTCTTGAGGCCGGCTTCGAGCTTGGGGAGGGAGGACGTGACGTCGGCGAGCAGGTCAGCCTGGTGCCCGAACTGGACGATGAAGGCCTTGTCCTTGTCGGGGCGCAGGAGCGTATCGAGGAAAGCGGAGCTGGCGGTGCGCTCCTCGTCGAGCACGTTGCGAACGCTGCCGCTGACGTCGACGAGGAGGCCGACGGTGAGCGGGGCTTCGCTGTCTTTGTCGAAGTATTTGATGGTCTGCGGCTTGTTGTTTTCGGAGAGAGTGAAGTCGGTCTGCTTCAGGTTGCGAACGAGTTGGCCCTTCTTGTCGCGCACGATGACGGGGACGATGACGAGGCGCGTGTCGACCTTGATGGTGGGAGCGGAATCAGACTTGCTGGCCGGTTCCTGTGCGTGGGCTGGTGCGAGGGAGAGCGTGAACGCGGCGCACAGGGCGGCGGCGGTGAGGCGGACCATGCCCTGTTGGACGGAGCGGGAGAGAGGTGGGTCTACAGTGGCGCGGTGTGGCTCACCAAGGCTGTGGGTTGCGGTTCGTTGCGAGAGCTACAGAGGCTTGCCGATCTCCCACCGATGACCGTAGATGTCCACGATTGAGCCATCACGCCAGCCGTAGTCGCGGTCCTGCATCGGGGAACGCACCACTGCGCCGGCAGAGACCGCTTGGTCGAACAGGGCATCCGGGTCATCCACGATGAGCATCAGTCGCACTGCCGTGCCGCCAGTCTGTTTTGGGGCAGGGTTGCCGATCGCGTCGCTTGCCGGATGCAGCCAGAACTCCGCGCCCTCGATTCGCAGTTGCGCAACCATATCTTCCGCCGGAGGCGTGCTCCAAGCCGGAGTAGCTCCGAAGGCACGGCCGTAGAAGGCGATGGCCTCGCGGACGTCGCCAGGGACATGCAGCATAGCTGAGATGCGGCAGTTCATAGTGGACCGAAGGTTATACCGCTCGCCTCGAGATTGCCAGCAACTTCCGATAAGCCGACTGTAAGACCCATACTCCTGTGGAGCTCGTTCGAGCATGCACTTTGCGTCATGTTTCTCTAAGGTCTGTTATGCTTCGTGGGTCCCGAGCCCAGATACCCAGGAGACCGCGAGAATGTCCAGCTCAACGCCAGTTGTCAGCTTGCGACGCGCAGTTCGCCGTTGCGTCTTCGGCTTATCGTGGTTGGCTCTTCTGCTAGTGGCAATGTCTGGCGCAGGCTTGTCGGCGCAGACTTACACTTCGATCGTAGTTTTCGGTGACTCGCTGTCTGACACGGGAAATGTGGCTCACCTGACTGAAGCGAAGTACACCCTCGCAGGGCGCGTTCCCAGTCCAGTGGCGAACTATACGAATGGGCGCTTTACAGACGGTGCGGACACATTGCCGTACGCCCGAAATTACTTCGGAACATGGGTTGAGCAACTCGCGGCCACGTTTCCCGCAAAACCGAAAGTGATCAACTCTCTGGATGGTGGCACGAACTACGCGTTCGGTTCGGCTACTACGAACACTGGTACCAGCACCTTCACTTATGGCCCGAACGGCGCAT contains:
- a CDS encoding helix-turn-helix transcriptional regulator, with amino-acid sequence MADTPLLTPREAARLLGISYPTIKQWILQGKLATVPTPGGHHRIAQASLDPFLDRDDERSDAESRARFRRVSGRNQLLGKVLDVQVDGLMAKVVVAVGKQQITSIITADAVRELELKRGDSVAALVKSTDVMIERLED
- a CDS encoding VWA domain-containing protein; this encodes MVRLTAAALCAAFTLSLAPAHAQEPASKSDSAPTIKVDTRLVIVPVIVRDKKGQLVRNLKQTDFTLSENNKPQTIKYFDKDSEAPLTVGLLVDVSGSVRNVLDEERTASSAFLDTLLRPDKDKAFIVQFGHQADLLADVTSSLPKLEAGLKKIDADTDRPQFSGSSQQQDPNSGSGNTQDNGNNNGGYGGRGGGRRGGQGGGNYRGGGTVLYDAIYLSSNEVINKQPPAAKQTNREALILLTDGDDRGSKESISSAIEAAQRTNATVYAIYFKGEEHNGGGFPGGGRRGGMGGGFPGMGGGWPGGGGGGRNGGGGQGRGGEQRVDGKKILQRICDETGGRVFEVSSKQHIDDIYKQISEELRSEYRLGFTPTDTSEGYHRVLVDLPNDKKSTIQARDGYYIGAAQ
- a CDS encoding VOC family protein, translated to MLHVPGDVREAIAFYGRAFGATPAWSTPPAEDMVAQLRIEGAEFWLHPASDAIGNPAPKQTGGTAVRLMLIVDDPDALFDQAVSAGAVVRSPMQDRDYGWRDGSIVDIYGHRWEIGKPL